The DNA window TGACGCTGATCATCCTGCCGCAGGCGTTCCGGGCGGTCGTGGCGCCGCTCGCCAACGTATTGATCGCGTTGACGAAGAACACGACCGTGGCCGCGGCCATCGGTGTCGCTGAGGCAGCCTTCCTGATGAAGGGAATGATCGAGAACGAGGCAAACACCCTTCTGATCGGCGCCGTCTTCGCGTTCGGATTCGTCTGCCTCACCCTCCCGACCGGCCTGCTCCTCGGCTGGGTGAGCAAGAAGGTGGCGGTGAAGCGATGAGCTCCCTTCTGTACGACGCCCAGGGACCGCGCGCCAAGCGGCGGAACCTGCTGTACTCGGCCCTGTTCCTCGCCGTCGCCGCCTTGGTGCTGTGGTGGGTGATCGGCAGCCTGGCCGAGAAGGACCAGCTCGACTGGGAGAAGTGGCAGCCCTTCACCGACGGGCGTACGTGGACGACGTACATCTGGCCGGGTCTCGAGAACACGCTCCTCGCCGCGGCGCTCGCCATGGTCATCGCGCTGCCCCTCGGCGCGATCCTGGGTATCGCACGCCTCTCCGACCACAAGCTGGTCCGGGGCGTGGCAGGCACGATCGTGGAGTTCTTCCGCGCCATTCCCGTGCTGATCCTGATGCTGTTCGCCAATGCGGTGTACGCCGGATTCAGTGGTATCAGCTCCGACAACCGGCCCCTCTACGCCGTGGTCACGGGCCTGGTCCTCTACAACGCCTCGGTGCTCGCCGAGATCGTCCGCGCCGGCATCCTGTCGCTCCCCAAGGGACAGTCCGAGGCCGCCATGGCCATCGGTCTGCGCAAGGGCCAGACCATGCGGTCCGTGCTGCTGCCGCAGTCGGTCACCGCGATGCTGCCGGCGATCGTCAGCCAGCTCGTCGTGATCGTGAAGGACACCGCACTGGGCGGCGCGCTGCTGACCTTCC is part of the Streptomyces agglomeratus genome and encodes:
- a CDS encoding amino acid ABC transporter permease, whose amino-acid sequence is MSSLLYDAQGPRAKRRNLLYSALFLAVAALVLWWVIGSLAEKDQLDWEKWQPFTDGRTWTTYIWPGLENTLLAAALAMVIALPLGAILGIARLSDHKLVRGVAGTIVEFFRAIPVLILMLFANAVYAGFSGISSDNRPLYAVVTGLVLYNASVLAEIVRAGILSLPKGQSEAAMAIGLRKGQTMRSVLLPQSVTAMLPAIVSQLVVIVKDTALGGALLTFPELMSTISTMSGFNGNIFASFIVVALIFIAINYALTTFAGRLEARLRRGKKSTGAVVGADAAAALSTPGESAGPDGSGGG